One Alicyclobacillus vulcanalis genomic region harbors:
- a CDS encoding cyclase family protein translates to MVKVYDVSMLIHEGMQVYKNKDEKRPKFETTSDFTTGSAHETRLHMDAHTGTHVDAELHMIPGGKTIEAVRLDKLIGPCRVIDLTGVTDGIGRDDLESHGPKAGEFLLFKTRNSFEEAFNFEFIYLKEDGAQYLAEVGVRVVGTDGLGVERSQPSHATHVTLLSREIVVLEGLRLKDVPPGEYFMVALPLKLTGIDAAPARVVLFEGVEVGPVTLA, encoded by the coding sequence ATGGTCAAGGTTTACGACGTCAGCATGCTCATCCACGAGGGGATGCAGGTCTATAAGAACAAGGACGAGAAGCGCCCCAAGTTCGAGACGACGTCCGACTTCACGACCGGATCTGCACATGAGACTCGGTTGCACATGGATGCGCACACGGGTACGCACGTCGACGCGGAGCTTCACATGATCCCGGGCGGCAAGACGATTGAAGCGGTTCGGTTGGACAAGTTGATTGGCCCGTGCCGGGTCATTGACTTGACGGGTGTCACGGACGGGATCGGCCGGGACGACTTGGAGAGCCATGGGCCGAAGGCCGGAGAGTTTCTCCTGTTCAAGACGAGAAATTCGTTTGAAGAGGCGTTTAACTTTGAGTTCATCTATCTGAAGGAAGACGGCGCGCAGTATCTCGCGGAGGTGGGCGTGCGCGTCGTGGGGACAGACGGGCTCGGCGTCGAACGTTCGCAGCCGAGTCATGCCACGCACGTGACCTTGTTGTCGAGGGAGATTGTGGTGCTCGAGGGGCTTCGACTCAAGGATGTTCCGCCGGGCGAATATTTCATGGTTGCGCTGCCGCTCAAGTTGACGGGAATCGATGCCGCGCCTGCGCGCGTCGTCCTGTTCGAGGGCGTGGAGGTCGGGCCTGTCACACTCGCCTGA
- a CDS encoding SdpI family protein, whose amino-acid sequence MPTGVGYEPSFSFALRSPSLWICLGVAVLLFVTGMFARRMFLRHGRGGLLERVILPFAPAFLMVLTAIYNIVVILRSGWRVVHGILQIRTSGGIAEVDLARAHAAWVSASGPYGLAERLMGTSAPGYQDGVFRLNNGQVANVYVVQGSPTLALSDGHRFVVLGTPGVDELARAAHMGALAPAPALGAIQLHPVAAALTLALTTAILMVHMALWQRYQPRVPDRVTSHWDVTGQANGWMRKDVFYRWGIGLSIALGVIFTCISVTTWMGCLIGAFVQLLLILVWDMVWRHNVRASAA is encoded by the coding sequence ATGCCGACAGGTGTTGGATATGAGCCCTCGTTCAGTTTCGCTTTGCGCAGTCCAAGTCTCTGGATTTGTCTCGGCGTTGCCGTGCTGTTGTTCGTGACCGGCATGTTCGCGCGCCGCATGTTTTTGCGACACGGCCGCGGTGGCTTGTTGGAACGGGTCATCCTTCCCTTTGCGCCAGCCTTTTTGATGGTGTTGACCGCCATCTACAACATCGTGGTCATTTTGCGAAGCGGTTGGCGCGTGGTTCACGGGATCCTTCAGATTCGCACGAGCGGCGGCATCGCCGAAGTGGATCTCGCGCGCGCTCATGCCGCTTGGGTGAGTGCCAGTGGTCCGTATGGGCTCGCCGAGCGCCTCATGGGCACGAGCGCGCCGGGCTATCAGGACGGCGTCTTTCGCTTGAATAACGGCCAAGTTGCGAACGTGTACGTCGTGCAGGGCTCTCCGACACTCGCTCTTTCCGATGGCCACAGGTTCGTGGTTCTCGGAACCCCAGGGGTGGATGAGCTTGCGCGAGCCGCGCACATGGGAGCGCTCGCACCGGCACCCGCGCTTGGCGCAATCCAGCTACATCCCGTCGCGGCCGCCCTCACGCTCGCCCTGACCACCGCCATCCTCATGGTTCACATGGCTTTGTGGCAAAGGTATCAACCGCGCGTGCCGGATCGCGTGACGTCGCACTGGGACGTGACCGGGCAAGCCAATGGATGGATGCGAAAGGATGTCTTTTACCGGTGGGGTATCGGCCTGAGCATCGCGCTCGGCGTCATCTTCACCTGCATCTCCGTGACGACGTGGATGGGCTGCTTGATAGGGGCCTTTGTGCAGCTTCTCCTGATTCTTGTCTGGGACATGGTTTGGCGGCACAACGTGCGAGCATCGGCCGCGTGA
- the pdo gene encoding protein disulfide oxidoreductase produces MLSARDQSAIRERLADLQQPVVIKFFEASLGCATCPEIRSLLRQVAELSDQLTLEIHNLYVDEEEAKTYGVDRVPALVLTDGSRKDYGVRFYGAPSGYEFATLLDGIRMLSSGDSGLSPATKARLAQLAKPVDLKVFVTPTCPYCPAAVRLAHRFAMESPLITASMVEATEFPDWATRFNVYGVPKTVINDSEACSLEGAVPEDVLLEQVLAVQA; encoded by the coding sequence ATGCTATCGGCTCGGGATCAATCTGCCATCCGGGAACGGCTTGCGGATTTGCAACAGCCCGTGGTCATCAAGTTCTTCGAAGCGTCTCTCGGCTGTGCGACGTGTCCTGAGATTCGCAGCCTGTTGCGGCAGGTTGCTGAACTGTCGGATCAGCTCACGCTCGAGATCCACAACCTGTACGTCGATGAGGAAGAGGCCAAAACATACGGCGTAGACCGGGTGCCGGCCCTTGTGCTGACGGACGGATCGCGCAAGGACTACGGTGTCCGATTCTACGGGGCACCTTCTGGGTACGAATTTGCAACCCTGTTGGACGGGATTCGCATGTTGTCCAGCGGGGACTCCGGCCTGTCTCCAGCGACGAAAGCGCGCCTGGCGCAGCTGGCGAAGCCTGTGGACCTGAAGGTCTTCGTCACGCCGACTTGTCCATACTGCCCAGCGGCTGTTCGGCTGGCACACCGCTTTGCGATGGAGTCGCCTTTGATCACGGCGAGCATGGTCGAAGCCACCGAGTTTCCTGATTGGGCGACTCGATTTAACGTCTATGGCGTACCGAAGACGGTGATCAACGATTCGGAGGCCTGTTCGCTGGAGGGTGCCGTGCCGGAAGACGTGCTGTTGGAGCAGGTGCTGGCGGTGCAGGCGTGA
- the pgaD gene encoding poly-beta-1,6-N-acetyl-D-glucosamine biosynthesis protein PgaD yields the protein MNSHQDVWEELIVRRGARSTRPKRWFETAITLTGWLWVTAVTLQVLASAILWLIGWHKFDVYVLGLLPTTTPLEVIRVGLTVTVLSAVLFVGWATYNRRRFGQLRRRRPPVPVSDVELAERLHLSVGEIARWQVEKIVEWPADR from the coding sequence GTGAATTCCCATCAAGACGTTTGGGAGGAACTCATTGTGCGACGCGGCGCCAGGTCCACTCGGCCGAAGCGCTGGTTCGAGACCGCCATCACGCTCACGGGGTGGCTCTGGGTCACGGCAGTGACCTTGCAGGTCCTTGCATCCGCCATTCTGTGGCTCATCGGATGGCACAAGTTTGACGTGTACGTGCTCGGACTTCTGCCAACGACCACGCCTCTCGAAGTCATTCGCGTCGGGCTCACGGTCACGGTGCTGTCGGCCGTCCTTTTCGTCGGCTGGGCCACCTACAACCGCCGGCGGTTCGGTCAACTTCGCCGGCGCAGGCCACCTGTGCCCGTGTCCGACGTCGAACTCGCAGAGAGGCTTCACCTTTCCGTAGGCGAGATCGCGCGCTGGCAGGTGGAGAAAATCGTCGAATGGCCAGCTGATCGCTGA
- the pgaC gene encoding poly-beta-1,6-N-acetyl-D-glucosamine synthase, with protein MLHSFLFLYPFVMSIVWMVGGLVYAWRRERHQTFQAPELPETPLVSILIPCHNEGDVLEDTLQRMLNLDYPAYEILALNDGSTDNTKDILDRLAATDERLRVVNLPVRRGKAHALNAGLIASRGEILVTVDADAVLAPDALRFLVWHFVSPGSERVGAVTGNPRIRNRGTLLGKIQVVEYASIIGLIKRAQRVLGKIMTVSGVIAAFRKRALVDCGMWDEDMITDDIAVSWKLERRAWDIRYEPRALCFMWAPERLMSLFRQRARWAQGGVEVLIRNASILWTWRNRRMIPIYLEEVASIVWAYLWVLTLIYILVVRLAHGLPWTYVAEAGTWLGLTSLIQSSVALWIEQRYERDALWRYYFYAIWYPAAYWAIGAFVMVWAVPKACWAMWMARSGRYATWSSPDRGVSA; from the coding sequence ATGTTGCACAGTTTTTTATTTCTGTATCCCTTTGTCATGAGCATCGTCTGGATGGTCGGCGGCCTGGTCTACGCGTGGCGCCGCGAGCGTCACCAGACCTTTCAAGCGCCCGAGCTGCCCGAGACACCCCTGGTTTCCATTCTCATTCCCTGTCACAACGAAGGGGATGTACTCGAAGACACCCTCCAGCGCATGCTCAATCTCGATTATCCAGCGTATGAAATCTTGGCCCTGAACGACGGCAGCACGGACAATACGAAAGACATCCTCGATCGGTTGGCCGCAACCGACGAGCGTCTGCGCGTCGTGAATCTGCCGGTACGGCGCGGCAAGGCGCACGCGCTCAACGCCGGCCTGATCGCCTCGCGCGGCGAAATTCTGGTCACCGTGGATGCTGACGCTGTCTTGGCGCCGGATGCCCTTCGCTTCCTCGTCTGGCACTTTGTCTCGCCGGGCAGCGAGCGCGTGGGCGCCGTGACGGGCAATCCGCGCATTCGCAACCGCGGCACCCTGCTCGGCAAGATTCAAGTGGTCGAATACGCGAGCATTATCGGGCTCATCAAGCGGGCACAGCGCGTCCTCGGGAAGATCATGACGGTCTCCGGCGTGATCGCCGCGTTCCGCAAGCGCGCTCTCGTCGACTGCGGCATGTGGGATGAGGACATGATCACCGACGACATCGCCGTCTCGTGGAAGCTCGAACGCCGAGCGTGGGACATCCGCTACGAACCGCGGGCACTCTGTTTTATGTGGGCCCCCGAGCGCCTCATGAGCCTGTTCCGCCAGCGCGCGCGTTGGGCGCAGGGCGGCGTCGAGGTGCTCATTCGGAACGCCTCCATCCTGTGGACGTGGCGAAACCGCCGCATGATTCCCATTTACCTGGAGGAAGTGGCAAGCATCGTTTGGGCGTATCTGTGGGTCTTGACCCTCATCTACATTCTCGTCGTTCGCCTCGCCCACGGGCTTCCGTGGACCTACGTCGCCGAGGCAGGAACGTGGCTCGGCCTCACGTCCCTGATCCAGTCGTCCGTCGCGCTGTGGATTGAGCAGCGCTATGAGCGAGACGCTCTATGGCGCTATTACTTCTACGCCATCTGGTATCCCGCGGCCTATTGGGCCATCGGGGCGTTTGTCATGGTGTGGGCGGTGCCCAAAGCATGCTGGGCCATGTGGATGGCGCGATCCGGCCGATATGCCACATGGAGCAGCCCTGACAGGGGGGTGTCGGCGTGA
- a CDS encoding FAD-binding oxidoreductase produces the protein MALQTKPSPADIADALCRQVDVRARVAPMCAIHPGESSRDTCVVEAASEHQVVAALSYAREHGLTVLPFGTGRLLAHGPVGDAPDIALSLRPMQRVTAFSPGDLVVSVEPGVTLAELAPVLAEQGLMLPYDPPAPSDSTIGGLLSAGLSGPRRALYGSLRDLAIALRVALPDGRVIRTGAKVVKNVAGYDMTKLYIGAWGTLGVVTEVTLKLRPLPMHRETVLARGSMPSLLQLRSRIAQSTLVPSRLELVAMGAGPSEFLLAVDCDEPRSSAKAQTDVLRAMSGDLGITLEAAEGEHADAWWQTLTARIAQPSVCIRLQGPPTALLAAMPAVLDAASALADAGGVAACAGGLTGVARVAFAPSRAAFDTSAPLEGIAQLAARSGLDMVVERAPAEIRARYQPQQPPAVLALMQRLKSTFDPDNLLCPGRFLGGM, from the coding sequence TTGGCACTTCAGACGAAGCCATCTCCGGCCGACATCGCGGACGCGCTTTGTCGACAAGTCGACGTGCGCGCGCGGGTCGCGCCGATGTGTGCCATTCATCCAGGTGAGTCGTCAAGAGATACCTGTGTCGTCGAGGCCGCGAGCGAGCACCAGGTCGTCGCTGCACTCAGCTATGCGCGCGAACACGGCCTCACCGTGTTGCCGTTTGGCACCGGACGCCTTCTGGCCCACGGTCCTGTGGGCGACGCTCCGGACATTGCCCTGTCGCTTCGACCCATGCAGCGCGTGACGGCTTTTTCTCCCGGGGACCTCGTCGTATCCGTCGAGCCGGGCGTCACGCTGGCGGAGCTGGCGCCGGTCCTCGCCGAGCAAGGGCTCATGCTGCCGTATGATCCGCCCGCGCCGTCCGACTCCACCATCGGCGGGCTGCTTTCCGCCGGCCTGAGCGGACCGCGCCGTGCCCTGTACGGCAGCCTGCGCGATCTCGCCATTGCGCTTCGTGTCGCCCTGCCCGACGGCCGAGTGATTCGCACCGGCGCGAAGGTCGTCAAAAACGTCGCCGGTTACGACATGACAAAGCTCTACATCGGCGCCTGGGGAACGCTCGGTGTCGTCACCGAAGTGACGTTGAAACTGAGGCCTCTGCCCATGCACCGCGAAACCGTCCTCGCGCGCGGCTCCATGCCGTCGCTCCTCCAGCTGCGGTCCCGCATCGCCCAGTCGACCCTGGTGCCAAGCCGCCTGGAGCTCGTCGCCATGGGCGCTGGCCCATCCGAGTTTCTCCTCGCCGTCGACTGCGATGAACCCAGGTCCTCTGCCAAGGCCCAGACGGACGTCCTGCGCGCCATGTCGGGCGATCTCGGCATCACCCTGGAGGCCGCGGAAGGGGAGCACGCGGACGCGTGGTGGCAGACGCTCACCGCACGAATCGCGCAGCCCTCGGTTTGTATCCGCTTACAGGGGCCGCCCACAGCCCTGCTCGCCGCGATGCCCGCTGTGCTCGACGCGGCCTCAGCGCTCGCCGACGCGGGCGGCGTCGCCGCGTGTGCCGGCGGGCTCACTGGCGTGGCGCGCGTCGCGTTTGCGCCCTCTCGCGCCGCATTCGACACTTCCGCGCCCTTGGAAGGAATTGCGCAACTCGCAGCGCGCTCTGGCTTGGACATGGTGGTGGAGCGGGCACCCGCGGAAATCCGCGCGCGGTACCAGCCGCAGCAGCCGCCCGCCGTCCTCGCCCTGATGCAGCGGTTGAAATCGACGTTCGATCCCGACAATCTCCTGTGCCCAGGTCGCTTTTTGGGAGGGATGTGA
- a CDS encoding (Fe-S)-binding protein: protein MVQEPAAVAHKPSDFRFPDAPEEDKYSVCVHCGFCLEVCPTYQAWGDENHSPRGRVFLIKACAEGELPLDESVIDPVFTCLDCRACETVCPSGVQVGALVEEARGQVFYARTSQHQRDPLMHLFLRGVFPRPSRLRTIRRLMRFYQKSGLRKLARSTGVLRVLPPQVREMEDVIPEIGRGPAIDVLPEVMPPQGAKKATAALFTGCVMDVFFSDVNEATARVMLRNGIEVRVPKDQICCGALQVHAGDRDMAREMAKRNIEVFERSGTDYIAINAAGCGAALKEYPELFRDDPAWRDRAIQFSARVRDISQLLVEVGFDPPKAELPMKVTYHDACHLCHAQKIKYEPRSLLMSVPGLTLCEMPDSDRCCGSAGIYNLTHPQMANELLERKMDDVPQGVEAVVMGNPGCMMQIRLGVKRRNQPLRVMHTVEVLDLAYQREGAR, encoded by the coding sequence ATGGTGCAGGAACCAGCCGCTGTGGCCCACAAGCCGTCCGATTTCCGCTTTCCCGACGCGCCGGAGGAAGACAAGTACTCCGTCTGCGTGCACTGCGGCTTCTGCCTGGAGGTTTGTCCCACGTATCAGGCGTGGGGCGACGAGAACCACTCGCCTCGCGGGCGCGTGTTTCTCATTAAGGCGTGCGCCGAAGGCGAGCTGCCGCTGGACGAAAGCGTGATCGATCCCGTCTTCACGTGCCTCGACTGTCGGGCCTGCGAAACCGTGTGTCCATCCGGCGTGCAGGTGGGTGCGCTCGTCGAAGAGGCCCGCGGTCAGGTGTTCTACGCCCGCACCAGCCAGCATCAGCGCGATCCGCTCATGCACCTGTTCCTGCGCGGCGTGTTTCCCCGTCCGTCGCGCCTTCGGACCATCCGCAGGCTCATGCGATTCTATCAGAAGTCCGGGCTTCGCAAACTGGCGCGATCGACCGGGGTCTTGCGCGTCTTGCCACCGCAGGTGCGGGAGATGGAGGACGTCATTCCCGAGATCGGCCGCGGCCCGGCCATCGACGTCCTGCCGGAGGTCATGCCGCCACAAGGAGCCAAAAAGGCGACGGCCGCGCTGTTCACCGGATGCGTGATGGATGTGTTCTTCTCCGACGTGAATGAGGCCACGGCCCGCGTCATGCTGAGAAACGGCATCGAGGTGCGCGTGCCCAAGGATCAGATCTGCTGCGGCGCGCTGCAGGTGCACGCGGGCGATCGCGACATGGCCCGTGAGATGGCGAAGCGAAACATCGAGGTGTTTGAACGCTCGGGCACCGATTACATCGCCATCAACGCGGCCGGCTGTGGGGCGGCGCTCAAGGAGTATCCCGAACTTTTCCGCGACGATCCGGCCTGGCGGGATCGCGCAATTCAATTTTCGGCCCGCGTGCGCGACATCTCACAGCTCCTCGTCGAGGTCGGCTTCGATCCTCCGAAGGCCGAGCTTCCGATGAAGGTCACCTACCACGACGCGTGTCACCTGTGCCACGCGCAGAAAATCAAGTACGAGCCGAGATCGCTCCTCATGTCGGTGCCGGGGCTCACGCTCTGCGAGATGCCGGACTCCGACCGCTGCTGCGGCAGTGCGGGGATTTATAACCTCACCCATCCGCAGATGGCGAACGAGCTCCTCGAGCGCAAGATGGACGACGTCCCGCAGGGCGTCGAGGCCGTGGTCATGGGCAATCCCGGCTGCATGATGCAGATCCGGCTTGGCGTCAAGCGGAGAAACCAGCCTTTGCGCGTGATGCACACCGTCGAAGTGCTCGATCTCGCCTACCAGAGGGAGGGAGCGCGATGA
- a CDS encoding FAD-linked oxidase C-terminal domain-containing protein: MRDAHMDALIEMVGERRCLWRPHQVKAYACDGYTAEEGLPRAVVFPESTEEVARICRYLYEHDIPYLPRGAGTGLSGGATPTGGEVVISLARMNKLLAVDFDNLRAVVQPGLVNLTLTRRVAHADCYYAPDPSSQSVCTIGGNFAENAGGSHCLKYGVTTNHVVAAKVVLPNGDVIDVGAPFGDAPGYDLLGLLVGSEGTLGIATEITVRILKKPQALRTALAYFDRVADASDTVTDIIGAGIIPAAIEMMDQLAMQAVDKSNYHVGYPTDIEAVLLIEVDGLAAGVDEVMERVVEICRRHQVREVRVAQSDAERALWWSSRKMAFGAMGRISPDYIVQDGVIPRTRLTEVLHRIDEVSRRHGVKIANVFHAGDGNLHPLILYDSRVPGEAERAVRAGSEVLRACVDAGGSITGEHGVGIEKIGEMAYMFSEEELAAQRAVKACFDPKGIVNAGKLIPLPGRCVEVKRAKEIIEENWQILDSFPDQAAVQVRGAWTAEAGTEASTSAQG, from the coding sequence ATGAGAGATGCGCACATGGACGCGCTGATCGAGATGGTCGGGGAGAGGCGCTGCCTGTGGCGGCCGCACCAGGTGAAGGCCTATGCGTGCGACGGTTACACGGCGGAAGAGGGGCTGCCGCGCGCGGTCGTGTTCCCCGAGTCGACGGAGGAAGTGGCGCGCATTTGCCGCTATCTCTACGAACACGACATTCCGTACCTCCCGCGCGGCGCGGGCACGGGCCTGTCGGGCGGCGCCACGCCGACAGGCGGAGAGGTCGTCATCAGCTTGGCGAGGATGAACAAGCTCCTCGCTGTCGACTTTGACAACCTGCGCGCCGTCGTGCAGCCCGGGCTCGTGAACCTCACGCTGACGCGCCGAGTCGCGCATGCCGACTGTTACTATGCGCCGGACCCGTCCAGTCAGTCGGTCTGCACCATCGGCGGCAACTTTGCGGAAAACGCAGGCGGCAGCCACTGCCTCAAGTACGGCGTGACGACCAACCATGTCGTGGCCGCGAAGGTGGTGCTGCCGAACGGGGACGTGATCGACGTCGGCGCGCCGTTTGGCGACGCGCCCGGGTACGATTTGCTCGGGCTTCTCGTCGGCTCGGAGGGGACCCTCGGCATCGCGACGGAGATCACGGTCCGCATCCTGAAAAAGCCTCAGGCCTTGCGGACCGCGCTGGCGTATTTCGATCGCGTCGCCGACGCGTCTGACACTGTCACGGATATCATTGGGGCGGGCATCATCCCGGCCGCGATCGAGATGATGGATCAGCTCGCGATGCAGGCCGTCGATAAGAGCAACTACCACGTGGGCTATCCGACGGACATCGAGGCGGTGTTGCTGATCGAGGTCGATGGCCTGGCGGCAGGCGTGGACGAGGTCATGGAACGCGTGGTCGAGATCTGTCGCCGCCACCAGGTGCGCGAGGTTCGGGTCGCGCAATCGGATGCGGAGCGCGCGCTCTGGTGGTCGAGCCGGAAAATGGCGTTTGGCGCCATGGGCCGGATTTCGCCCGATTACATCGTGCAAGACGGCGTGATCCCGCGCACGCGCCTCACGGAGGTGCTGCATCGCATTGACGAAGTGAGCCGCCGGCACGGGGTGAAAATTGCGAATGTGTTTCACGCGGGGGACGGCAATCTGCACCCGCTCATCCTGTATGACAGCCGGGTACCCGGCGAAGCGGAGCGCGCGGTCCGGGCCGGATCGGAGGTGCTGCGCGCCTGCGTGGACGCGGGGGGGAGCATCACCGGCGAGCACGGCGTGGGGATTGAGAAGATCGGCGAGATGGCCTACATGTTTTCCGAGGAGGAGCTTGCCGCACAGCGCGCGGTCAAGGCCTGCTTCGATCCGAAGGGCATCGTGAACGCCGGGAAGCTCATTCCGCTGCCCGGCCGGTGTGTCGAAGTCAAACGGGCGAAGGAGATTATCGAGGAGAACTGGCAGATTCTCGATTCCTTCCCGGACCAGGCGGCGGTTCAGGTGCGCGGGGCGTGGACTGCCGAGGCCGGCACCGAGGCTTCGACGAGCGCGCAAGGATGA
- a CDS encoding IclR family transcriptional regulator, protein MEDYTVKSVDKALLLLEVVSEHPDGIAITELAQSVGMYKSTVHRLLNTMMRRGYIEQDPVTGRYKLGYTVLDLGMKLLSSIDLRREAMPALQELALASGEVVHLALLDRGSVVYIEKVESPNTIRMHSRVGTRVPVHATGLGKAILAFLPKREVQDIVRRYGLPQLTPHTITDADALWASLEETRSTGFAFDVEEHQAGVCCVAAPIFAHDGRVIAAVSVSGPSLRMTRERMVELVPLVKRAGERISERLGYRRERVAP, encoded by the coding sequence GTGGAAGACTACACCGTCAAATCGGTTGACAAGGCGCTTTTGTTGCTGGAGGTGGTGAGCGAACACCCCGACGGAATTGCCATCACCGAGCTCGCACAGTCCGTCGGCATGTACAAGAGCACGGTGCATCGCCTGCTTAACACCATGATGCGGCGGGGGTACATCGAACAGGATCCGGTGACAGGGCGCTACAAGCTGGGCTACACGGTGCTCGATCTCGGCATGAAGCTCTTGTCTTCCATCGATCTCCGGCGCGAAGCGATGCCTGCCCTGCAGGAGCTCGCGCTCGCCTCGGGCGAGGTGGTGCACCTGGCCCTCCTCGATCGGGGCTCCGTGGTGTACATCGAGAAGGTGGAAAGCCCAAACACCATCCGCATGCACTCGCGCGTCGGCACGCGGGTGCCCGTGCACGCGACGGGGCTCGGCAAGGCCATTCTCGCGTTTTTGCCCAAGCGCGAAGTGCAGGATATTGTGCGCCGCTATGGACTTCCGCAGCTGACGCCGCACACCATCACGGACGCGGACGCGCTTTGGGCGTCGCTGGAAGAGACGCGATCGACAGGGTTTGCCTTCGACGTGGAGGAGCACCAGGCGGGCGTCTGCTGCGTGGCCGCGCCCATTTTCGCCCATGACGGGCGCGTGATCGCGGCCGTGAGCGTATCGGGTCCGTCTCTGCGCATGACGCGCGAGCGCATGGTCGAGTTGGTCCCGCTTGTGAAGCGGGCGGGGGAGCGCATCTCGGAGCGCCTTGGCTATCGGCGCGAGCGCGTCGCCCCGTGA
- the aceB gene encoding malate synthase A, producing MAGSYACPEGVQITGEYRPEFAEILTTDALQFIAELERRFGPRRDELLKRRKERDERLLAGEWPDFLPETKEIRESDWTVGPIPADLQDRRVEITGPSSDRKMVINALNSGAKCFMADFEDACAPSWENVVQGQINMRDAVRRTIEYTSPEGKHYKLNDEIAVLIVRPRGWHLPEKHITVDGRAATGGLVDFGLYFYHNAKELLARGTGPYFYLPKMESHLEARLWNDVFNYAQDALGIPRGTIKATVLIETILATFEMDEILYELRDHAAGLNCGRWDYIFSYIKKFRNHPEVILPDRAQVTMTVPFMRAYTLLTIRTCHRRKAFAMGGMAAQIPIKNDPKANEEALAKVRADKEREAQDGHDGTWVAHPGLVPVAMEVFDRLMPTPNQVHRLREDVQVTAADLVAVPEGTITEAGLRTNVAVALRYIEAWLRGSGAVPIFNLMEDAATAEISRAQIWQWIHHPKGVLDDGRKVTADLFRQILKEELQKLKEEMGEEAFAKSQASLAAELLDDISTRDDFVDFLTLPGYEHLT from the coding sequence GTGGCGGGATCGTACGCATGCCCAGAGGGCGTTCAAATCACGGGCGAGTATCGGCCTGAATTTGCCGAAATTCTGACGACCGACGCGTTGCAGTTCATCGCGGAGCTCGAGCGGCGCTTTGGCCCGCGGCGAGACGAGCTTCTCAAGCGACGCAAGGAGCGGGACGAGCGCCTGCTTGCGGGTGAATGGCCGGATTTTCTGCCGGAGACGAAAGAGATTCGCGAGAGCGATTGGACCGTCGGGCCGATTCCCGCGGACCTGCAGGATCGGCGCGTGGAAATCACGGGTCCGAGCTCGGACCGGAAAATGGTCATCAACGCGTTGAATTCGGGCGCGAAATGTTTTATGGCGGACTTCGAGGACGCGTGCGCGCCGTCGTGGGAGAACGTCGTGCAGGGACAGATCAACATGCGCGACGCGGTGCGGCGCACCATCGAGTACACGAGCCCGGAAGGAAAGCATTACAAACTGAATGACGAGATCGCCGTGCTCATCGTGCGCCCGCGCGGATGGCATCTGCCGGAAAAGCACATCACGGTGGATGGTCGCGCGGCGACGGGTGGGCTCGTCGACTTTGGCCTCTACTTTTATCACAACGCGAAGGAACTGTTGGCGCGCGGCACCGGGCCTTACTTCTACCTGCCGAAGATGGAAAGCCACCTCGAAGCCAGGCTGTGGAACGACGTCTTCAACTACGCTCAGGACGCGCTCGGCATTCCTCGCGGTACCATCAAGGCGACCGTCCTCATTGAGACGATTCTCGCGACGTTCGAGATGGACGAAATTCTGTACGAGCTGCGGGATCACGCCGCTGGGCTGAACTGTGGCCGCTGGGACTATATCTTCAGTTACATCAAGAAGTTCCGCAACCACCCCGAGGTCATCCTGCCGGATCGGGCCCAGGTGACGATGACGGTACCGTTTATGCGCGCCTATACGCTCCTCACCATTCGCACGTGCCACAGGCGCAAGGCATTCGCGATGGGCGGCATGGCGGCGCAAATCCCGATTAAGAACGACCCGAAGGCGAACGAGGAGGCCCTCGCCAAGGTCCGGGCGGACAAGGAGCGGGAGGCGCAGGACGGCCACGATGGAACCTGGGTGGCACATCCTGGCCTCGTTCCGGTGGCGATGGAGGTGTTTGACCGCCTCATGCCCACGCCGAACCAGGTGCACCGCCTGCGCGAGGACGTCCAGGTGACCGCGGCTGATCTCGTCGCCGTCCCTGAAGGCACCATCACCGAAGCCGGGCTGCGGACGAACGTGGCCGTGGCGCTGCGCTACATCGAGGCGTGGCTGCGGGGTTCCGGCGCGGTGCCCATCTTCAACCTGATGGAGGACGCGGCAACGGCTGAGATCTCGCGCGCACAGATCTGGCAGTGGATCCACCACCCGAAGGGCGTGCTCGACGACGGGCGCAAGGTGACCGCCGATCTCTTCCGCCAGATCCTGAAGGAAGAACTGCAAAAGCTGAAAGAGGAAATGGGCGAGGAGGCCTTTGCGAAGAGCCAAGCGTCACTTGCGGCCGAGCTTCTCGACGACATTTCGACCCGGGACGACTTCGTCGACTTCCTGACCCTGCCGGGTTATGAGCACTTGACCTGA